A stretch of the Candidatus Jettenia sp. AMX2 genome encodes the following:
- the nrdD gene encoding anaerobic ribonucleoside-triphosphate reductase, whose amino-acid sequence MNTTIEYIVKRDGRLVPFNEKKIADAIFKSALAVGGEDRSLADELAVVVTMFLEKKYAGQMPSIEDIQDIVEKVLIETGHAKTAKAYILYRDKRTRIRESLRVRKQTKKRTDTTDVSLMVNTETKDETFPWNKNKIAEALKKEADISEEVASEIAGVVEQRVFDSGLNRISTALIRELVDNELFERGHNKKLEKQTVIGMPKYDLEELIMSKNKENSNIATNNPEAINLAIAENTLKQFALQEVFSKEVADAHLSGKIHIHDLGYPTRVYCSSHSLEYLKKYGLSLQNLDTESAPAKHARTLTGHLNTFLASMQAYYAGALGVAYVNIMYAPYLEGMSYQEMKQEAQHLIFSCSQSAFSRGGQTLFLDFNIHTGIPRYLRDIPAIGPGGKPTGKTYGDYDETARQFTLAMLDVWREGDCYRHPFAFPKCDFHINEDTLNDPKQYEILEYACQIASENGVPYFIFDRDEITLSACCRLRTTIDDNYMIKHPESMRFCGFQNITINIPQAAYRAGRGNWDAFYGEIDKVIDIAIDAHLQKKKFIKILMSGQEMPLWEIGKKARDGRPYVDLETSTYIIGILGLNECLQFMEGRELHEGDDMMRQGLRIISHFYKRVKEAGRKHNLKFSLEESPAESASRRLAKIDVRNYPEAAGVVKGNPERDELYYTNSVHLRPDAPVDMVTRIFLQSKFHTMIESGAIIHAFVGEGRPSAASIMNLVKKTFKNTQAAQITISPEFTICNDCKRVTQKLTDICGYCGSRNVYGISRIVGYFSRINNWNKSKIGELADRHKGNYSVGDLLVKNEGVLAESYAAKW is encoded by the coding sequence GTGAATACAACAATAGAGTATATAGTAAAGCGTGACGGAAGGCTCGTGCCATTTAACGAGAAAAAGATTGCCGATGCTATCTTTAAATCTGCGCTGGCAGTGGGTGGTGAAGATCGCTCCCTGGCTGATGAATTAGCAGTTGTTGTTACAATGTTCCTTGAAAAGAAATATGCAGGACAAATGCCCAGCATTGAGGATATACAGGATATTGTGGAAAAGGTGCTTATTGAGACCGGGCACGCAAAAACAGCTAAGGCATACATTCTCTACCGCGATAAAAGAACAAGGATACGTGAATCCCTCCGGGTGCGAAAACAAACCAAAAAGCGCACAGACACAACCGATGTTTCTCTTATGGTTAATACAGAAACAAAGGACGAAACGTTTCCCTGGAATAAGAATAAAATTGCTGAAGCGTTGAAAAAGGAAGCTGATATATCGGAAGAAGTGGCATCTGAAATTGCAGGCGTTGTAGAGCAACGGGTATTTGATTCGGGATTAAACCGTATTTCAACTGCTTTAATACGTGAACTAGTGGATAACGAACTCTTCGAGAGAGGCCATAACAAGAAACTCGAAAAACAGACGGTAATCGGCATGCCCAAGTATGACCTTGAAGAGTTAATCATGTCAAAGAATAAGGAAAACAGCAACATTGCTACAAATAATCCGGAAGCGATTAACCTGGCAATTGCTGAAAATACGTTAAAACAATTTGCCCTTCAGGAAGTCTTCTCAAAGGAAGTTGCCGATGCTCACCTGAGTGGGAAGATACATATCCACGATTTAGGTTATCCGACAAGGGTATACTGTTCTTCGCATTCCCTTGAGTACTTAAAAAAATACGGATTGTCCCTCCAAAACCTGGATACGGAATCTGCACCTGCAAAACACGCACGTACTCTGACAGGGCACCTGAATACTTTTCTGGCATCAATGCAAGCCTACTATGCCGGAGCCCTTGGAGTTGCGTATGTCAATATTATGTATGCCCCTTACCTTGAAGGCATGAGCTATCAGGAGATGAAACAAGAGGCCCAACACCTTATCTTTAGCTGCTCTCAGAGTGCTTTTTCCCGGGGGGGGCAAACATTATTCCTGGATTTCAACATCCACACCGGTATTCCGAGGTATTTAAGGGATATCCCGGCTATCGGGCCTGGTGGAAAGCCGACAGGAAAAACATACGGGGATTACGATGAAACGGCCAGACAATTTACCCTTGCTATGCTCGATGTATGGCGTGAGGGGGATTGTTACCGGCATCCTTTTGCATTTCCAAAATGTGATTTTCATATTAATGAAGACACATTGAATGATCCCAAACAGTACGAAATACTGGAGTATGCTTGTCAGATTGCCAGTGAAAATGGCGTTCCCTATTTTATTTTTGACCGGGATGAGATCACGCTTTCTGCTTGCTGCCGTTTACGCACAACAATCGATGATAATTACATGATCAAACACCCTGAGAGTATGCGTTTTTGTGGATTTCAGAATATAACCATAAATATCCCTCAGGCTGCTTACAGGGCGGGAAGGGGAAATTGGGATGCTTTTTACGGAGAGATTGACAAGGTCATCGATATTGCTATCGATGCGCACTTGCAGAAAAAGAAGTTTATCAAAATACTGATGTCCGGTCAGGAAATGCCTCTCTGGGAGATCGGCAAAAAAGCTAGGGATGGGCGCCCCTATGTAGATTTGGAAACCTCAACCTATATTATAGGCATTTTGGGATTAAACGAATGCCTGCAGTTTATGGAGGGGAGAGAACTCCACGAAGGTGATGATATGATGAGGCAAGGGTTGAGGATTATCTCCCATTTCTATAAACGTGTTAAAGAAGCGGGCAGAAAGCACAATTTGAAATTTTCTCTTGAGGAATCCCCTGCCGAAAGCGCCAGCAGAAGGCTGGCAAAGATCGATGTGAGAAATTATCCTGAAGCAGCAGGTGTGGTAAAAGGAAACCCTGAAAGAGATGAACTCTATTATACCAATAGCGTACATTTACGACCCGATGCTCCGGTAGACATGGTAACCCGCATTTTTCTGCAGAGTAAGTTTCATACAATGATTGAATCCGGCGCGATTATTCACGCTTTTGTCGGTGAAGGAAGACCTTCGGCGGCGAGTATTATGAATCTCGTTAAAAAGACCTTTAAGAATACCCAGGCTGCCCAGATTACGATCTCCCCTGAATTTACTATTTGTAACGATTGTAAAAGAGTAACCCAGAAACTTACGGACATTTGCGGATACTGCGGTTCCAGAAATGTGTATGGCATTTCGAGAATCGTAGGGTATTTCAGCCGTATTAACAATTGGAACAAATCCAAGATTGGTGAACTGGCTGACAGGCACAAGGGGAATTATAGCGTTGGCGACCTTCTGGTGAAGAACGAAGGGGTGCTTGCGGAATCATATGCAGCAAAGTGGTAA
- the fmt gene encoding methionyl-tRNA formyltransferase: protein MNIVFVGTPEFAVPSLNSLAKSTHKILAVITQPDKPKGRSKILSSSAIKEAALALGLKIIQPVNINHEDTVKQLQALSPDCIVVVAFGQFLSQAVLRIPRNQCINIHASLLPKYRGAAPANHAIIQGETKTGVTAIVMVNKMDAGDIIAQKETPIFPDETAGELEKRLASLSADLLPEILDLLEAEKVTYTKQDESKVSFAPKLTKEDGLIIWHQETQKIHNRIRGVTPTPGAYTYYMKGNTREKQRILLRKTQIHHDSAVKTAQNPGAVIEVAQCGIHVVTGDSFICITRLQPEGGRAMDVSEYLRGHKISVQDMFVSG, encoded by the coding sequence ATGAATATCGTTTTTGTGGGAACCCCGGAATTTGCAGTTCCCAGCTTAAATTCATTGGCAAAATCAACGCATAAGATTCTCGCAGTTATTACACAACCAGACAAACCAAAAGGCAGAAGCAAAATACTGAGTTCGTCAGCAATAAAAGAAGCTGCGCTGGCATTGGGATTGAAGATTATTCAGCCTGTTAATATTAATCATGAAGATACCGTGAAACAACTCCAGGCGCTATCTCCCGACTGTATCGTTGTTGTGGCCTTCGGGCAATTCCTGTCTCAGGCAGTTCTCCGGATACCCCGGAATCAATGTATTAATATCCACGCCTCTTTACTTCCCAAATATCGCGGGGCAGCCCCTGCTAACCATGCGATTATTCAGGGTGAGACGAAAACAGGTGTTACTGCTATCGTTATGGTTAATAAAATGGATGCCGGTGATATTATTGCCCAAAAAGAAACGCCGATATTTCCTGATGAAACTGCCGGAGAGCTTGAAAAAAGACTCGCTTCCCTGAGTGCAGATTTGCTGCCGGAAATACTTGATCTCCTTGAAGCAGAGAAAGTAACCTATACAAAACAAGATGAGAGTAAAGTAAGTTTTGCTCCTAAATTGACGAAAGAAGATGGATTAATTATCTGGCATCAGGAAACACAGAAAATCCATAACAGGATACGCGGTGTAACTCCAACGCCAGGGGCTTACACGTATTATATGAAAGGTAACACCCGGGAAAAGCAAAGAATTCTTCTCAGAAAGACGCAGATTCATCATGATTCGGCAGTGAAGACAGCCCAGAACCCTGGAGCGGTAATTGAGGTGGCTCAATGCGGAATCCATGTAGTTACCGGTGACAGTTTTATTTGTATTACACGGTTGCAGCCAGAAGGCGGGCGGGCAATGGACGTCTCTGAGTATCTCCGCGGTCATAAAATATCTGTTCAGGATATGTTTGTATCAGGCTAA
- the rpsT gene encoding 30S ribosomal protein S20, protein MPTTKSAEKRLRQNVKRNLRNKIHKSALRGQIKKFLGSLKEGNIQTTEEELRLTVKKLDKSVSRGILHKKAASRKKSRLMKKLSQTQTALQQKK, encoded by the coding sequence ATGCCTACAACGAAATCTGCTGAAAAAAGGCTTAGGCAGAATGTAAAGCGTAATTTGAGAAACAAAATACATAAATCTGCTTTAAGAGGACAAATAAAGAAATTTTTAGGCTCTCTGAAAGAGGGAAATATACAAACAACAGAAGAAGAATTACGTCTGACGGTAAAGAAGCTGGATAAGAGCGTTTCCCGCGGAATTTTACATAAAAAAGCAGCTAGCAGGAAAAAATCGCGGCTTATGAAGAAGCTTAGCCAGACACAAACTGCTTTACAACAGAAAAAATAA
- a CDS encoding anaerobic ribonucleoside-triphosphate reductase activating protein translates to MDIPIKGFIENSLIEWEGKIVSILFLPTCNLRCPYCHAPHLIQTPEELESIPPDVVISKIWKSCGWVDGVVISGGEPTLHKHLSVLIQSLKETGIRVRLDTNGTNPYMLEYLIRRNLLDCVAMDIKAPLRKEKYEQIAGTSCNIEDIKKSIQIIMQSGIEYEFRTTVCPSQLDGDDIEDIAMAIQGAQRYIIQSFRPGHCLDTGMVTAAPYPAETLRDFAAHANKYVNYCCVRGEEGRISQRNW, encoded by the coding sequence ATGGATATACCGATTAAGGGATTTATAGAAAACAGTCTCATTGAATGGGAAGGTAAAATCGTTTCTATACTTTTTCTACCAACCTGTAATCTCCGCTGCCCGTATTGCCATGCGCCCCATTTAATTCAGACACCGGAAGAGTTGGAATCAATTCCTCCTGATGTTGTAATCAGCAAAATATGGAAAAGCTGTGGCTGGGTGGACGGTGTGGTAATCAGCGGTGGTGAACCAACCCTGCACAAGCATCTTAGTGTGCTTATTCAGTCACTAAAAGAGACTGGAATCAGGGTACGTCTGGATACTAACGGGACAAATCCTTACATGCTGGAATATCTGATCCGCAGGAACCTTTTGGATTGTGTGGCGATGGATATTAAAGCTCCTCTCCGAAAAGAGAAGTACGAACAAATTGCAGGTACCTCCTGCAATATTGAAGATATTAAAAAAAGCATACAGATTATTATGCAAAGCGGCATTGAGTATGAGTTTCGCACTACCGTGTGTCCCTCGCAATTGGACGGCGATGATATTGAAGATATTGCGATGGCTATTCAGGGCGCACAAAGATATATTATTCAGTCATTCAGGCCGGGGCATTGTCTGGACACAGGAATGGTAACGGCCGCACCGTATCCGGCAGAGACACTGAGAGATTTTGCAGCACATGCAAATAAGTATGTCAACTACTGTTGTGTACGTGGCGAAGAAGGAAGAATTTCGCAACGGAATTGGTAA
- a CDS encoding DUF116 domain-containing protein → MEFIDKQFVSINNLMLKFRRKKCSPKNLLLLFPHCIQSSQCKQNVKNDLNECKRCGKCKIKDLLEFSEKYGVNISIASGGRAALQRVMAEDIHGVIAIACEKELRTGLMAAMSKAVFAVPNVRPHGYCKDTDVYLDEVREAIEKFLT, encoded by the coding sequence ATGGAATTTATTGATAAACAATTTGTTTCTATCAATAACCTCATGTTAAAATTCCGGAGAAAGAAGTGTTCTCCGAAAAATTTGCTACTTTTGTTTCCTCATTGCATACAGAGTTCGCAATGCAAGCAGAATGTCAAAAATGATTTAAATGAGTGCAAACGATGCGGAAAGTGTAAGATCAAAGATTTGCTGGAATTCTCTGAAAAATATGGAGTAAACATTTCCATAGCAAGCGGAGGACGGGCAGCCCTTCAAAGAGTAATGGCCGAGGATATACATGGGGTAATTGCTATTGCCTGTGAAAAGGAGCTGAGAACAGGCTTGATGGCCGCTATGTCAAAAGCTGTATTCGCAGTGCCTAATGTGAGACCTCATGGGTATTGCAAGGATACGGATGTATACCTCGATGAGGTAAGAGAAGCAATTGAAAAGTTCCTCACATAA
- the shc gene encoding squalene--hopene cyclase, which produces MRNFFANLFERIETSIHIINGNGNGKHPVPELPAHSLILENPSIGVSERPAATSTARNRLDTAINKAQQYILGKQNKSDGHWVGILGSDTTVTADYIMLMHFLGKIDKEKQGKAANLLLKEQLSDGGWNIYHGGPSEISASVKAYFALKLAGFSSSEPFMQKARKCILDLGGIMKANCFTKIYLAMFGQVNWQAVPAVPAEMILFPPGFYFSIYEMSYWSRCIVVPLSIAIAKKPHIPVGDDMLDELYLVPRDRVTYRIKRNQSGWCWHNFFIDVDCIFRRYEQQPIKFIRRIALRKAEKWMLDRAYESGGVGAIWPGMINSVFAMKCLNYPDDHPALVNQLKEIENLIVDEGDSIYVQPCVSPVWDTAWAIIALHESGLPNTHPAMQKAGQWLLSKEVRNCGDWTLKCKAEEPSGWYFQYGNEFYPDTDDSAVVLMALQRISLPEDAHKEKAFLRGLKWLQAMQCDDGGWGAFDRNNNKTILNHIPFADFNALLDQSTSDVTGRCLEFLGRIGFNNTYSDIRLAIDFLKKEQESDGSWFGRWGANYIYGTWSVLASLSAVGEEANKPYIRKAVEWLKSVQNSDGGWGETMKSYNNPSLKAIGKSTPSQTAWAILALCLAGEVNSDAVKRGIEFLLSRQIDDGSWDEVEFTATGFPKVYYLKYGMYCKYFPMLALSNYRNLIQQKGSC; this is translated from the coding sequence ATGAGAAATTTCTTTGCTAACTTATTTGAGCGAATAGAAACGAGTATTCATATCATCAACGGAAATGGCAATGGTAAACATCCTGTTCCGGAACTGCCCGCACATAGTTTGATCCTGGAAAACCCTTCTATCGGAGTCAGCGAGCGTCCTGCCGCCACTTCAACGGCAAGGAACCGTCTGGACACCGCTATTAATAAAGCACAGCAATATATTCTCGGTAAACAAAATAAATCAGACGGGCATTGGGTAGGAATTCTGGGATCAGATACAACCGTAACAGCAGACTATATTATGCTCATGCATTTCCTTGGTAAGATAGATAAGGAAAAGCAAGGAAAGGCTGCAAATTTGCTTCTTAAAGAACAACTTTCCGATGGGGGATGGAATATTTATCATGGAGGACCAAGCGAAATCAGCGCCTCTGTAAAGGCTTATTTTGCTCTGAAGCTGGCTGGGTTTTCTTCCAGTGAACCTTTCATGCAAAAAGCCAGGAAATGTATCTTGGATTTAGGCGGAATCATGAAGGCGAACTGTTTCACAAAAATTTATCTGGCAATGTTTGGGCAGGTAAACTGGCAGGCCGTGCCGGCAGTTCCTGCTGAAATGATACTGTTCCCTCCCGGTTTTTATTTTAGTATTTATGAAATGTCTTACTGGTCCCGGTGCATCGTAGTTCCCCTGTCCATTGCCATCGCAAAAAAACCGCACATTCCGGTGGGTGACGATATGCTTGATGAACTTTACCTTGTTCCGCGTGACAGGGTAACATATCGTATAAAAAGAAACCAGTCTGGATGGTGCTGGCATAATTTCTTTATCGATGTAGACTGCATCTTTCGGCGGTACGAGCAACAACCTATCAAGTTTATCAGGAGAATTGCTCTCCGGAAGGCAGAAAAATGGATGTTGGACCGTGCGTATGAATCAGGCGGTGTCGGAGCTATCTGGCCCGGAATGATTAATTCCGTCTTTGCCATGAAATGTCTTAACTATCCCGATGATCATCCTGCATTGGTAAATCAGTTGAAGGAAATAGAAAACCTGATTGTTGATGAGGGTGACAGCATTTATGTGCAACCGTGTGTATCTCCCGTCTGGGATACGGCATGGGCTATTATTGCGCTTCACGAATCTGGCCTGCCCAACACACATCCGGCAATGCAAAAAGCAGGACAGTGGCTGCTCAGCAAGGAAGTCAGAAATTGCGGAGACTGGACTTTGAAGTGCAAGGCAGAAGAACCAAGTGGCTGGTATTTTCAGTACGGCAATGAATTCTATCCTGATACCGATGACAGCGCTGTTGTGCTTATGGCATTACAGCGGATATCATTACCCGAGGATGCACACAAGGAGAAGGCATTTTTGCGGGGATTGAAATGGCTTCAGGCAATGCAGTGTGATGACGGGGGATGGGGAGCTTTTGACCGTAATAATAATAAGACTATTTTAAATCATATACCTTTCGCAGATTTCAATGCACTGCTGGACCAGAGTACCAGTGATGTTACCGGACGGTGTTTGGAGTTTTTAGGAAGAATCGGATTTAACAACACCTATTCGGATATCCGTCTGGCTATCGACTTCCTCAAAAAGGAACAGGAAAGCGATGGTTCGTGGTTTGGACGCTGGGGTGCAAACTATATTTATGGCACATGGTCAGTACTTGCCAGCCTTTCGGCAGTCGGAGAAGAGGCAAATAAGCCTTATATCAGAAAAGCCGTGGAATGGTTAAAAAGCGTTCAAAATTCCGATGGCGGATGGGGAGAAACAATGAAATCGTACAATAATCCGTCACTAAAGGCGATTGGTAAAAGTACACCATCCCAGACAGCATGGGCCATTCTGGCATTGTGCCTGGCCGGAGAAGTAAACTCAGACGCAGTAAAAAGGGGCATAGAATTCCTGTTATCACGCCAGATTGATGACGGGAGCTGGGATGAAGTTGAATTTACCGCAACAGGCTTTCCAAAAGTGTATTATCTGAAATACGGTATGTATTGCAAATATTTTCCTATGCTTGCCTTAAGTAACTACAGAAATCTTATCCAGCAAAAGGGTTCATGCTGA
- the nrdR gene encoding transcriptional regulator NrdR, translated as MQCLFCKADNDKVINSRTSIDGHSIKRRRECLNCGRRYTTYERIEENPLRVIKKDGSREMFDRKKILAGLLKACEKRAISTDTLENIINEIEREIYNKFDREVSSSFIGTLVMQKLRILDMVAYVRFASVYREFKDISEFIHELEPFMNGIKKEKR; from the coding sequence ATGCAATGTTTATTTTGTAAAGCGGATAATGATAAAGTGATCAACTCCCGCACATCAATAGATGGACACAGTATTAAGCGCAGGCGAGAGTGTTTAAATTGCGGTCGACGGTATACTACCTATGAACGGATTGAAGAGAATCCGCTCCGGGTAATTAAAAAAGACGGGAGCCGGGAGATGTTTGACCGTAAAAAGATACTTGCAGGATTGCTGAAGGCGTGTGAAAAAAGGGCTATATCAACAGATACTCTGGAAAACATCATCAATGAGATTGAGCGTGAAATTTATAACAAATTCGACAGAGAGGTAAGTTCGAGTTTTATCGGAACCCTGGTAATGCAGAAATTAAGGATACTGGATATGGTGGCTTATGTAAGGTTTGCATCCGTATATCGGGAATTTAAAGACATATCAGAATTTATTCACGAGCTGGAGCCATTTATGAACGGCATAAAGAAAGAAAAACGATAA
- the def gene encoding peptide deformylase gives MNIIIYPDPILRKKAKPLTEINKEVHQKVEDMMELMCQAKGIGLAAPQTGWSVRLFIIDVGGDTYEEKVFINPTIIEGTGELNKEEGCLSLPGITGKVIRAQKIKARAYNLKGQEIEIEAEGLAARAWQHEMDHLDGILFIDKISPANRLSISHQLKEFERSFKVGGSKVSV, from the coding sequence ATGAATATTATTATCTATCCGGACCCGATACTTCGCAAGAAGGCAAAACCATTAACAGAAATCAATAAAGAGGTGCATCAAAAGGTAGAAGATATGATGGAACTGATGTGCCAGGCCAAAGGAATTGGATTGGCAGCGCCACAAACGGGATGGTCCGTCCGTCTCTTTATTATCGATGTTGGGGGAGATACATACGAAGAGAAAGTGTTTATTAATCCAACAATTATAGAGGGAACGGGAGAATTAAACAAAGAAGAGGGTTGCTTAAGCCTCCCGGGTATTACCGGCAAGGTCATACGGGCTCAGAAAATTAAAGCGCGTGCCTACAATCTGAAAGGACAAGAGATAGAGATAGAGGCAGAAGGTTTGGCTGCGCGCGCCTGGCAACACGAAATGGATCATCTGGACGGCATTCTCTTTATTGACAAGATAAGTCCTGCAAACCGGTTGTCTATATCTCATCAATTAAAAGAATTTGAGCGATCATTTAAGGTCGGAGGCAGTAAGGTTTCTGTGTAA
- a CDS encoding histone deacetylase yields MTILIYDDIFLQHDTGDSHPENAKRLKNTVKHLRTISLWTQLRIERPRVASSEEIAVIHPQTYIQSIKKTADAGGGWIDSDTIVSTGSYNAAVHAVGAALTASDLIMSGENTNAFCLVRPPGHHATPTRAMGFCLFNTVAIAAKYLQSQYHLEKILIIDWDVHHGNGTQEAFYDDPTVMYLSLHRYPFYPGSGKKEETGRDKGNGYTINMPLPATITAKEYSELFTNTLEQNIHRFAPEFIIISAGFDTYKKDPIGGLHLDKDDFGVLTDIVIKFAKEYCSGRIISCLEGGYHLTDLPLCIDAHLKALLRG; encoded by the coding sequence ATGACAATACTCATTTACGATGATATTTTTTTACAGCACGATACAGGCGATTCTCATCCGGAGAATGCTAAAAGACTCAAGAATACCGTGAAGCATCTCAGGACGATCAGTTTATGGACACAATTGAGGATCGAAAGACCCCGTGTTGCTTCTTCTGAAGAAATCGCTGTTATTCATCCGCAAACCTATATTCAATCCATAAAAAAAACCGCAGATGCCGGAGGAGGTTGGATCGATAGTGATACTATCGTTTCTACCGGATCGTATAACGCTGCCGTTCATGCAGTTGGAGCGGCACTAACAGCATCGGATTTGATTATGAGCGGTGAGAATACAAATGCATTTTGTCTTGTACGTCCTCCCGGACATCATGCCACGCCAACAAGGGCTATGGGATTCTGCCTTTTTAACACCGTTGCCATTGCTGCAAAATATCTTCAGTCTCAATATCATTTAGAAAAAATCCTTATTATTGACTGGGATGTACATCATGGTAATGGCACTCAGGAAGCATTTTATGATGATCCGACGGTAATGTACCTCTCTCTGCACCGATACCCTTTTTACCCCGGCTCAGGGAAAAAAGAAGAAACCGGACGTGATAAAGGTAATGGATATACGATCAATATGCCCCTTCCCGCAACAATAACAGCTAAAGAATATAGTGAACTTTTTACCAATACCCTGGAACAAAACATACATCGGTTTGCTCCTGAATTTATTATCATTTCAGCCGGGTTTGATACCTATAAAAAAGACCCTATCGGTGGACTGCACCTCGACAAGGATGATTTTGGGGTATTAACGGACATTGTGATAAAATTTGCAAAGGAATATTGCAGTGGAAGAATTATATCATGCCTTGAGGGTGGTTATCATCTCACGGATCTTCCGTTATGTATAGACGCACACCTCAAGGCATTGCTCAGGGGATAA
- the rsmB gene encoding 16S rRNA (cytosine(967)-C(5))-methyltransferase RsmB, whose product MKSSSHKADVRYECIRILQEIDEKDVFAQKLIAERCARGDLSGLDKKLLTELTKGCIIHQLALDTLIAFFSKTPLRRIEPPVLYALRLALYQIIYLDKVPIFAAVNTSVELVKKLVHRKHAVKFTNAVLRSAERNIQKKSAQQHEVVDLRKALYRRENTWCIFQHDILPDPSRQPASYIACNYSHPEWLIKRWIHRYGKEKTIEICKINNLPPKLFLRINRKKVSPEEFTELFNKHGIHPQIINDAMQIDNISVVEIPGFAEGLFYVQDISAMKVTHFLKLEKSNTVLDMCAAPGGKATHISEFLNDSGKLYALDSSRKRLLLLKENCSRMGIHNIYCICGNASWGMAPLKSIFDRILIDAPCSNTGVLSRRAEARWRIKEEDIKRLAYLQYSILKTGASLLKDDGKLVYATCSIEPEENQEVIEKFLNNEPGFSLDEEQYYLPGMEGGDGGYRARLRKRLMCH is encoded by the coding sequence TTGAAAAGTTCCTCACATAAAGCAGATGTCCGTTATGAATGTATCCGCATTTTACAAGAGATTGATGAAAAAGATGTCTTTGCACAAAAACTTATTGCAGAAAGATGTGCCAGGGGAGACTTATCCGGCCTTGATAAAAAACTTCTTACAGAACTCACAAAAGGTTGTATCATCCACCAGCTAGCCCTGGACACACTTATTGCCTTTTTTTCAAAAACTCCGTTACGCCGGATAGAGCCTCCCGTATTGTATGCCCTGCGATTGGCCTTGTATCAAATTATCTATTTGGACAAAGTCCCCATTTTTGCTGCAGTAAATACCTCGGTTGAGCTTGTTAAAAAGTTAGTGCACCGGAAACATGCCGTTAAATTCACCAATGCAGTTCTGAGATCCGCCGAAAGAAATATTCAGAAAAAATCCGCTCAGCAACATGAGGTTGTTGATCTCCGGAAGGCGTTGTACAGAAGAGAGAATACATGGTGTATTTTTCAACATGACATCCTGCCAGACCCTTCCAGGCAGCCTGCTTCTTATATAGCATGTAATTATAGTCATCCCGAGTGGTTAATAAAGCGCTGGATTCATCGCTACGGGAAAGAAAAGACGATTGAAATCTGCAAAATAAATAATCTTCCCCCAAAATTATTCCTCCGTATTAATCGCAAAAAAGTATCTCCGGAAGAATTTACAGAACTTTTTAATAAACATGGCATTCACCCACAAATCATCAACGATGCCATGCAGATCGACAACATTTCCGTTGTTGAAATACCAGGGTTTGCAGAAGGATTATTCTATGTACAGGACATATCAGCTATGAAGGTTACTCATTTTCTCAAATTAGAAAAATCAAACACCGTTCTTGATATGTGTGCAGCACCCGGAGGAAAGGCAACTCACATTTCAGAGTTCCTAAACGACAGCGGTAAGTTATATGCATTGGATAGTTCACGAAAGCGGTTGCTCCTCTTAAAAGAAAATTGCAGCAGGATGGGCATTCATAATATCTATTGTATATGTGGTAATGCATCCTGGGGTATGGCTCCTTTGAAAAGTATCTTCGACCGGATACTCATAGATGCACCCTGTTCGAATACAGGCGTACTGTCACGCCGTGCAGAGGCACGGTGGCGGATAAAAGAAGAAGATATAAAAAGACTGGCTTATCTGCAATATTCAATACTGAAAACCGGTGCTTCCCTGTTGAAAGATGATGGTAAGTTAGTTTATGCTACCTGCAGTATAGAACCTGAAGAGAATCAGGAAGTTATAGAAAAATTTTTAAATAATGAGCCTGGCTTTTCCCTGGATGAAGAACAGTATTATTTACCCGGCATGGAAGGCGGTGACGGAGGATACAGAGCAAGACTTCGCAAACGACTTATGTGTCATTGA